GAATTGCCACCGCCACCAGAATCGCAATGATCACCATGACAATCAGCAATTCCATAAACGTGAAACCACGCTGGAACTGATTGCGCAACTTTTGACCGGATTGGCGGCTAAAGACCTGAGATTTGAGATTTGAGATTTGAGATTTCATGGTTGCCAATGTTCGTTTACCAATCGCGGTAATAACTCTTTCCGTCGAGCGATTTTCCGGGACTCAGACTGTAAACATCAAATACGTTTTCTTCGCCCCAGGAAGTTGACGTTGGATCATCCTGAATGGAACGCATGCCCCACTCCGCTTTTCCAGTCATTGGGTCGGTCGGGATGCGCCGTAAGTACTGTCGTATCTTTCCGGAAGGAAACCCGACCAAGTTTTGCGGACCTTGGGGTTTTTGCGAAACCTCTTGGACACCTTTGTAGAGCATTTCCAGGCTTTCCGGGTAGCAAGAGTGCTTTTCCGGGTTCTTAAACTCAAGCTTGGAAATCACTCCATCGTCACAATCTCGTTTGAACTTGTCAATCGCGGCGCGGATTTCGATCAACGTACGTTTTAGCTCGCGTTCCCGTTCCTTCTGCATCAAATTCCGCGCAACCGGAACCGCTCCGGCAGCCAGAATCGAAATGATCAGAAGTGTGATAATCAATTCCAGCAGCGTGAAGCCAGCTTCGCGCGCCTGATTGCGAGTCGAGCATAGGGCGGAAAGCCTTAACCACAACTGCCGACTTGTTTTCTCGCCCTGCATTACCATTTGCCGTATTCGGAACCGTCAAGCGCTTTGCCTTGCGCTTTGCTGTACACATCAAAAATCCCGTTTGCCTGACTTGGCCCGCTGCCCGAAGGCGTGTAGGGATCGTCTTCCATCGAGCGCATCCCCCAATCGGCAGTTCCCGTAAAGGGATCAATCGGAACTTTCCGCAAAAAGCGTCTGAATTCATTGGGCCGGTTGGCGGGTTGGTACCCATCAACCAACGCCTGCAGGCTCGCCGGATAACAATCATCCGGTTTTGATTCAAACGGAGGAATTTCCCGCAACACTGCGCAACTGTGATGATACCCGTCAATCGCTTTTCGGATTTCGCGCAGGTTGCGGCGAAGCTCCATTTCCTTTTCGCGCCGAATCATGGTGTGCGCAAACGGAACCGTCCCCGCCACCATAATGGCGATGATTGCAAGCGTAATGATCAATTCCAGCAACGTGAAGCCGGATTCGGTTCGACCGGTTGCCGGTTGCCGGTTGCCGGTTGCCGACGCTCTGCCGACCACCGAAAACCGACCGCCGAGAAGTTGTTTCAGTCTCACTGTCATTGGTTGGAACTCGTCACGGCATCGCGCGTGATGACAACCTGAGCGTTTGTCCCGCTGGCGGGGGCGCTCTTTTTATCCGCCAGATTGATTTTCGTGTCGGAGTTATTGAACACCACCTGGGATTCGCCTTCAGCAAGCGCGGCAAACTCAATCACCAGGACGCGACCTTTGGCTGAAACCGGAGTCTTTTTGGCACTGTTGATCTTCACCTTCAACACGCCTTTGTCCACGTCGTAGCTGAGTTCGGGTTGCTGGCCGAACAAATCTCCGCCGCGGACGGATTTGACCTGCAACTTTTTGTCGTCAAAACGAAGAGCCAGATCGGCTCCCACCATTTCGCCTTGTCCATTGGCTTCGACCGTCATGCTGAAAGTTTTGCCGATCTGCTGGCGAATCGGAGCAGGGGACAATGTGAAATTGACCTTGCGACCGTTGTTCATTGTGGTCGGCAATGCACGTTCGACCTTGCCACCGCTTGGAGTTACACCAACGAAATCAGACGGTTGAGGCGCAGCTTGAGTTTGCGTCCGGGCGCCTTTGGCAGCATCCGCTTCTCGTTTCATCTGGGCCTCATACTCTTTGCGCATGATTTCGCGTTTGCGTTTGATTTCGTCGCTTTCGACATTCATTCGGACAGTAGCTTGCGGGACAGGATTCTCCGGCCCCACAACGGCTCCATCGCCGAGTTCTTTTTTCTCTTTTTCGCCATTGGCGCTTTCACCCTCACCCGATGCGCCACCTGTAGGCGGATTCGGATTTTCAGGTTGTTGTATCGGTTGGCGGTCGTAAAACTGCCGTGATTGTGGATCGGGCGATTGCGACGAACTACCACCGCTGCTCGGCACCTGAATTAAGGTACTGTTGTCCAGCTTTTTCGGTGTTTGTCTGGGAGCGGTCGTCGGTGAAGTCGCAGGCGCTCCGTTGTTCGTATTGGATGTCGTTTGAATTTGCGGTTGCGTGCGCTGACCCGCCGGGGTTGTTTGATTGCCAGCAACCTGATTGTTCGGCGTAAGCTGAACAGTCTGTTGTTGCGGTGCTTGCTCGAGCGCCACCAGACGGCGTTCCTGCTCCTCTTCCATCTGAGCGCGATAAATAACGTCTTCGACCTGGGGAGCCAGGCCGCCTTGTCCAGGCTGTCCGCTTCCAGCGCGAAGAGCCAGATAATCTTTGGCGCTGATGCCCGCGGAGCGGACGATGTGCGGAGTCACTGTGATGACGATGTCACTTTGACGAGCTTCCTGGCGCGGAGTGGTGAACAGTCTACCCAGAATGGGAACCATTCCCAAAACCGGAATGCCAGCGCGTGATTCACCTTTGCTGTCCTGATTAACACCTGCGACTACCGCCGTTACATTGTCTTTGATGCGCGCGGTCGTTTGCAGCGAGCGCTGGGTAAAGGTCGGCGTCAAATTGACGTCACTGCCGGAAGCCAGCACGTCAGAGGTCTCAAACTTCATTTGAATTTCGACGTAGCCTTCGTTGGTGATCATCGGTTTCGCGTCAATGACCAATCCCACGTCTTTATATTGAATGGAGTCAATTCCCGGATAGCCATAACCACCCCCAAGGCCCAATCCATTGGCGATACCGCCAATGGCTCCGCCCGTTGTGCCGGTGTTGGTGCCGACTCCCGTCCCCAGTCCTCCCAATCCGCCATAACCGCCATATCCACCACCACCATACCCATAGGTGCTGCCCAAACGAACCGGAACGCTACGGCCGACTTTGGTAACGTTCTGTTGACCGTCTAAGACGTGAATCTGAGTTTTGTGCAACAGGCGCGAATTTCCTCTGGATTGCAATAACGAGAGCGTGGAAGGCGGAACGCCCAGCAATGTGCCGGCAAAGGGAATCGGCGCCAACGCTTGACCGGCAAATCCACCGATAAAGGAAACAATTTCTTTGCCTGAACTGTCGTGAGAAATGACTCTGCGTCCGAAACCGCCAATATCACCAAAGGAGGAAGTCGTTCCGGAGTTGTAACTTTTGATCTCGCCGGTGGTTTTGTCTTCGTACGTGCTGGTGACGTTCAGTCCCTGGCTGGCCGCAAACTGATTGCCGATTTGCAGCATGCTGTCGTGCGAGACTTCATATATTTCCACATCCAGGACGACTTCGTTCTTGTTCTTGTCCAGCATTTCCAGCATGTCCTGGACGAGCTGGAGCTCCTGCGGCGTGGCTTTGACGAGCAGGACGTTGCTGGTTGACGATCCGCCGCCGCCGCCTGGGCCTGCGCTTTGTGTCAGTTCCTGGGCTTGCCGGGCAGGACCGAGAATCAAACCGACCGCCTGGCGCGCCTGCTGGGCATTGATATTTCCAAGATAAAAGGTTTTGACGTAGAGCTTTTCAAAACGCGGTTTATTGGTCGCGTTGTCCTGATAAATCATGATCGTTCGGCGGTCGAGCTGTTCGAAGGTATGTTTGGTCATCATCAGAACAAAGTCGAACGCTTTGGCGACGGTCACGTCTTTCAACTCGATGTCCACTTTGTCATCCTTCACGTCTTTGTCAAAGATGACGTTCAAATCAAGCTGTTTGGCCAGGGTTTTGGCCACCGATTTGAAATTGGTGTTGTACTGAACATCAATCAGGGCCTCGCGGCTGCGCGGAGCATTTTTGATTTCAACGAAACTGGTTGGTTTGACGTTGCCGGAAGTCGTTGTTTGAGAAGGTTCCAGTCCGCCTGCAACGGCTTTTTGCTGATCCAGCATGCGCTCCATTTTGATTCGCGCAACTTCGTTTCCCTGATCGTATTGATAGGCGGCTCGATAGGCCGTATACGCTCCCGCAAAGTCGTTTTGTTCAGCCAACGCATCACCACGTTGCACATACATCAGCGAAGCTTGTTGCAACGCGCGAAGGTAGCGAAGCCGGTATTCGGGATTGTTCGGATCCGCCGAAACGGCCAGCGCATAGGCTTGCGCGGCCAAATCCCATTGCTGAGTGGCTTCATATTTCTTGCCTTCATTGAAATTCTTTTTGCCTTTGTCACCGGCCAATGCCGTGCCCGGCAGCACCAGGCAGATCGAAAGTAACAAGGCTAGAATTCTGCGAGTCATGATGTTTGTGTTCATGGTGACCTTCTCTTATTTAATGTCGGTTCAAATGACGACAAAGTTTGGCGGCCTTTGTCGTATCGCAAAAGCAGCTAAAACTACGCCGCTAACAGCGTAAAATCAATCAGTCAAATTTGCGGCTCGTTTGTCCGCTCGTAAGGGTAAAGGGAACTGGACCGGGTTTTGTCGGGCTGAACCTCTGTTGCAGTTTTTTGTCGCAACGTTGGCTTCAACGCCGATACCGCGGAATGCGTTCCAAATTCATCAAGTTCAACTGCCGGGCAAATATGAGGCGATTGCCGGGCACACAGTTCTTATTTCATTTCTTCAACGAACGTTACACGGTTAATTTCGTGCAGCGTTGTCTGGCCTTCGAATACCAGCCGCAACGCCGATTCGCGCAAACTGCCCAAACCTTCCTGAATTGCCGCGCGGCGAACTTCCGATCCGGGTTTCCGCTGAATGATTAGTTCGCGAATGTTGTCGGACATATCCAGAAGCTCGTGAATCGCCGTTCTTCCGCGATAGCCCGTGTGGTTGCAAATTTCACAGCCAATGCTGTTGTAAAAAACGCGATCTCGGTATGCCTGTGGCAATAAACCTGCTTCGATCAACTCTGCATCGTCTGGTTGGTAGGTCTTTTTGCAGCGCGAGCAAAGAACGCGCACCAGTCGCTGCGCCAGCACACAGTTGAGCGCTGAAACGAAATTGTACGGTTCAACGCCCATGTTGATGAAACGGCCGATCACGTCAATCACGTTATTGGCGTGTACGGTGGTGAACACCAGGTGTCCGGTCAGCGCCGAGTTGATGGCGATCTGCGCCGTTTCCTGATCTCGGATTTCACCGACCATGATCTTGTCCGGGTCGTGACGCAAAATCGAACGCAAGCCGCGGGCAAACGTCAGCCCTTTCTTTTCATTCACGGCAATCTGCGCAACACCTCGAAGCTGGTATTCGACCGGGTCTTCAATGGTGATGATCTTGTCTTCGTCGTTGCGGATTTCATTGAGCGCGGCGTAGAGCGTGGTGGTTTTTCCGGAACCGGTCGGACCCGTCACCAGTACCATTCCATAAGGTTCCAGAATGAAGCGGCGGAATTTTGCCAATAACTTGGGGTCAAAGCCGACAACTTCTAATCGCAAGTCCTTGAATGATTCGTTGATTTGCTCTTTGTCAAGGATACGAATCACCGCATCCTCTCCATGTACTGTTGGAATGATCGAAACGCGGAAATCAACTTTTCGCCCTTTGATGCGCATACGGAAACGACCGTCTTGCGGTACGCGGCGTTCGGCAATGTCCAGTTCGGACATGACTTTGATACGCGAAATGATCGTCTGGTGGTGGCGAATATCAATCGGATCGCCCGCTTCATACAGCGCGCCGTCAATACGGTAACGAACGACCATGTCATTGTCGCGCGTTTCCATGTGAATGTCGGAAGCGCGCTTTTCCAAAGCCGTAAAGACAATCGTATCAACCAGTTTGATGATCGGCGACATTTCCGCGTCACCGGACAACCGGTCAAGGTCCAGAACTTCTTCGCCCTGGTCGGTCTCACGAACCAGGGAGGCACGAAATCCTTCGGTCGCTTCCTGCAAAACCCGCTGCGAAGCGTCGCCTTTGCGCAACACTCCTTCGATGGCGCTGGCCGTGGCGACTTCGACTTTCAGATGAGTCCGAATCTGCGCCTTTAACTCATCCAGCAACATCAAATCCGAAGGATCGGCCATGGCGATAACCATATGGCCGTTTTCGCGGCGAAGCGGAACAAATTTGTTCCGCAGCATCAAATCCACCGGAAGCGATTGCACCAAGCTGTAATCCACAGGGTAGTTTTCGAGCTGAATGAAATTGAGGCGATACCGTGTCGCCAGACGCTCCGCCGTTTCGCGTTCGGCCTGCTGATTGATTTGTTCTGCTGGTGTACTCATTGTGAAACCAACCTTTGTGAATTACGCGCCTGCTTTGCTGACCATTTGCAACAGCGGCAGATAGATGGCGAGCAGAATCGTGATGACGACTCCGGCCATGACAAACAAAATTGCCGGTTCAATCAAACTGGTCAATTGGCCGAGCTTGACTTCGGTTTCCGCATCATAAAAGCCCGAAACTTCGTCTAACATTTCCCGCAAAGAACCTGAACGTTCTCCCACTCCGATCATGTCAGTGGCAAGTTCCGGAACCCACCCTGATTCAGCCAGGCTGTCGGTGAAGGGCTTGCCTTCGCGAACTTTAGGAAGCGCAGGCTCTGTTCTTCTTAAAAGCTCACGGTTGGCGACCGAATTCATCGCAATTTGAAAGGATTCAATCACAGTGATGCCGCCTGCCAACAACGTCGCCATGCTGCGGGAAAACTGCGCTGTGGTCATTTGCTTGACGAGATCGCCGATGATCGGCACTTTCAATACCCAGCGGTCCATTGTTCGTCTGCCGGTTTCAGTTTTTCGCCAGGAATAAACTGCCGCAAGCAATCCCACAATCGCAGGAGCGAGCCAATACAAGTTTCCCCGAATGGCGGAGGATAATCCGACCACGACAACCGTAATTGGCGGAAGTTCCGATCCCATGTTTTCGTAGAGAGATGAAAATTGCGGAATGACAAATGTCGTCAAAACGGCAATCAGTATGACGGCGGCGCAAAGCAGCAAAATCGGATAGGTCAGTGCGCCGCGAATCTTGCGTCGAAGCTGGGCAATGGCTTTTGTGTATTCGACATAACGCCGAAGAACTTCGTCAAGGTTTCCTGACCGTTCACCTGCGAGAATGGAGGCCGTATAGATCTTTGGAAATGTGTCGCCCTGGGCTGCGAATGCCTCGGAAAGCGCACTGCCGGATTTGATTCGGGATTCAACGTCTGCCAAAACGGCACGCAGCTTGGCATTTGGCGATCTTTGTCGAAGCATTTGTATGGACTGGAGAACTGGCAAACCGGCGTGAATCAATGCAGCCAATTGCTGATTGAAAAGCAAGAAGTCATCCAGCTTGATTTTGACGAACCGTTGCCCAGCATTACGACGCCTGCCAAACAGGTCAGAAGCTTCGACAGAAAAAATTCTGTAGCCTTCGAGCATTAACCGTTGTCGTAACTCCTGTTCGGACAGTCCTTCAACTGTACGCGTCACGATTTCACCCGCTGGTGTGCCCAGTCTGCAAATAAATTCCGCCATGTTTTGTAGCTCTCGCTGATATAGAGTTCGCTTAGTGTGAGTGGAGTTGTGTGTACTTACTGAATGCCATCCCGGCTTACCTGCAAATAAATGAGGGTGACGCAAGTCAACAGGGAACTGAGGCTAATCTACAGGGGCAATCTAGTCAGAGGTCACTTTATTATTTATCAAATCAGTCGTCTTAAACGAGCGAGCCTAATGCGGTTGAACCTACCCTAACTACCTCAGCGTGAGCACGATCGTTCAACGACATTTTGGTCAATAATCAATCAGTATTACACACTTAGACTTTTGAAAAAGAACTCCGCGTATTTCACGCTGAAGCTTGGCACAGGTTTCAGAAAGTTTGCCGGTTTGTGAAGTCTTTTGAAAAAAGAAAAGCGCAATCATCCAAAGATGATTGCGCTCGGCAATTCACCCGTCATTGCATACGCAATGACGGGTTTAGCGGTGGCACGTGTGTGAGGTTTGTGTGAGGTCGCCTTCCGCGTCAGTAAATCTATAAACACAAGCTACTCGCAGATGTCGGATATTCGACACTGGAGCCGCAACTTGGTGGAATCACCGGGATACTGATTGAATATCCCGGCGCATTAAAGGTCGTTGCGTAACGCAAATTGTGTCCACCTGTGAATGAGCCGACCTTTGTTGCAGTTGCGCCCATCAGAGGCACATTGCTAAGCGTAATGGAGTTACCAGAAGTGCTGCAAACAACCCTTTGGGAACCATTCGCATAAAATGCAGCCCAGCCCGTACGCCCTGTGGGAACGATTGTGTTGATTGGGGGTGAGGTGCGAACAGATGTTATCCGTTGCTTATCAGGGGTTAAGAAGCAGTTTAATGGAAGTTGTCCCGAAAACGTATGTTCGGCATCGTCGTGCATCAAAAAGAAGAGAGTGCCGCTGAACAAGCTGCCCGTAACCAAATCGGGCATTGGGGTGTAAACATAAATTCTGGTGTCTGCCAATGGAGCGCCAACAGCACCTACCTGACTGGGAAAACTATCCAAAACCATTGTGTATGGCAGGGAGTCATACTGTGCGCCATTGAAGAACATTGTCGCAGTAGTTCCGTCGGCATTGATTGGTGAGGCGAAATTGCCATCACGTCGAGCCGCAGCCATTGCTGCTAATCCAAAGCGATGGCCAGTGGCATTGACTACCAATTCGTCGCCTGCAAGATAGTTGAAACTGACAGGACGTCCTTGGCTATCAACTGCAACGGCTACGAGATAGCCAGTGATATTGGGATCAAGATCAGAAGCCAGAAATGTCGTCGTTTCATTTCCTGTCAGGCATAAAAATGCGTCCGCGATTGTGCAGGTGTTACTATCAACGAAAAATACGTGAATGACGATGTCCTGGGAAGGGTTAACGTTTGTGATGTTGAACCGAGTGTTCACTTGGGAACTGAGCGCATCGCTGGTGTAGTAGTTAAAGAAAAGAACACTACCGAGCTTGTTTTCGCTGATGCCACGGCCAAGTGACGCGTCTGTTGCGCTACCCGGAAATCCTTGAATTCCTTGTGCCCAGGATTGTGTATTCAATCCCAGCAAAGCAAGCGCCAAGACAGCAATGAATGAAAAATTGAATAAGATACGGCGATGTGAGGTATGCATCCTGTTCTCCTCTCGACGCGGCGTTAGCCTTTTGGAACCAATCAAAATAAATGCTATACCCGCAAACCAAAACGGACATCTATCTCAATTCGGTTATTTGGGGCCAAGGCGCAAATCGCCGACAGAATTAAAATTCAACAGAACTCGGAATTGAAAGTGATTTCCCTGTTGTCCAGTGAGAAATCCAACGGGGATGCTTCAAGTTCGCACGACTACAATTTAAAGTTCAAAAAGTAAATTCCCATGCGTGAACTGCTGATCTTCACCAAACCAACAATGAATTGATCTTTGCGGTTGTTGCAGGGACAGGGTCGCGGCTGCGAAAAGGGGAGCTTCAAACGAAAGCTTTTTGAGGTTCGCTGCCGACGCGGGGCGGATTGTAGCTTTGATCATAGGGGGAGTCAACCGGCATTTAAGCTTTGCCAGTCTTTATAATTTCAGTCAGATTGAAGGCGGACGGGCGAGCAGTTGAGCAGGATTCATATTGCTTTTGTTTTTGAGCTTGTGGTTCGGTAAATGGGTGGTAAGGCTTGGCTAGCCAAAGGTATGACCTCGTGCTAATCTATCTTTTCTTTTGGCAAAAGCGTTTTTGATTGAAACATACTTTAGTGACTCCAATCTGCGGATGCCTCGACGCAAATTTAGCTGTAAAAATCAGAACAGGTCAGGCACATGCTTGCAGCTAGTGTCAGTGTATTTTCAATAGGTCGGGGGAAATTAAAGCTAAAGTGATTGGCCAGGAATACGAGTTCACTCACCCTCTTGATTCTTCCATGGTGATGACGCTGATGGGAGGAAGAGCGACTTCTAGTTCACCACCCAGCAAACTTTGTTTGAGTTTTGTGGGTGGTTTATGTGCTGGGCGCACCAGTATGTTGTTGACCGGGCAGCGAACTTCTCTCGGAAGAGGTGAGGATTGCGATATTGTTCTTGAAGGGCACACGGTTTCCAGAATTCATTGCGAGATTGTACAGTTAGGCTCAGCATACATTTTGCAAGATTTCAGTCGGAACGGCACCTTTTCAAACGGGCAGCGAGTGCAAAAAACTCGATTACAGGATGGGGACCAACTGCGCATTGGCCAAAACATCTTGCTTGTTCATCTCACCTCGTCAATCAGAACCGGGGTATTGGATGGACGAAAAACAACGCCGCATCGGTTGCCCCCACTCATCACGCTCACACCCCATATCGTTGTTAAAGGGCTTGAAGACGGAGTCACTCAGACATTTGGTCAAGATCGAATTACAATTGGAAGGCGCACCGATAACGAAGTCATTTTGGAAGGTGATAACATTTCCCGGAATCACGTGGTCATCGAGCGGCGTGATTGGAAGTATTTTGTTTCTGATCTTGGCAGCGCCAACGGAACTTATTTGAATGAACAGCAGATTGAAACGGCTGAACTCGGTGATGGCGATCGGTTGCGCATTGGCAATTACACGTTGTCAGTCAGCTTGTGTGAGCAAGATTGCGTTTTGAATTTCAAACGGCCAACAAAATGATCGCGCCGCTTTTTGATTGATACCTCGTCGTAAGCTGCGAACCGAAATCCAACTCAAATATGCTCGGACGCACTATTGGTAATTATGAAATCGTCAGCCCCTTCGGTGAAGGCGGAATGGGAGAGCTTTACCTGGGACGCCATTCCCGGTTGGTGGCGCGCGAAGTAATTATCAAAACCATCCGAACGGAAGATTTCAGCCCACGCCAAGTCGAGCACCTCAGAGAAAGGCTCGAACGCGAAGCCTTTGTTCAATCACAGCTTGACCATCCGAATATCGTCCGCGTCTACGACTTCATTGCCAGCGGAGATACCACGTGCATCATTATGGAATATGTTCCGGGGCGCGACCTGCGAAAGATGATCACGCGGGAAACCGGTCCCATTCCGGATTACAGAGCCTTGAAGCTTTTCAAGCAGGTATTGGCCGCCATTGATTACGCTCACAATTTCATCTATTTGGACAAATCTGGCGCACGTCACCAGGGAATTATCCATCGCGATCTGAAACCTGCCAACATCCTGGTCACTCCTGATGACGTAGTCAAAGTCACAGATTTCGGCATCGTCAAAGTTCGTGGCGTCAAAGGCGGCA
This portion of the Acidobacteriota bacterium genome encodes:
- a CDS encoding prepilin-type N-terminal cleavage/methylation domain-containing protein, yielding MQGEKTSRQLWLRLSALCSTRNQAREAGFTLLELIITLLIISILAAGAVPVARNLMQKERERELKRTLIEIRAAIDKFKRDCDDGVISKLEFKNPEKHSCYPESLEMLYKGVQEVSQKPQGPQNLVGFPSGKIRQYLRRIPTDPMTGKAEWGMRSIQDDPTSTSWGEENVFDVYSLSPGKSLDGKSYYRDW
- a CDS encoding prepilin-type N-terminal cleavage/methylation domain-containing protein — its product is MTVRLKQLLGGRFSVVGRASATGNRQPATGRTESGFTLLELIITLAIIAIMVAGTVPFAHTMIRREKEMELRRNLREIRKAIDGYHHSCAVLREIPPFESKPDDCYPASLQALVDGYQPANRPNEFRRFLRKVPIDPFTGTADWGMRSMEDDPYTPSGSGPSQANGIFDVYSKAQGKALDGSEYGKW
- a CDS encoding type II/IV secretion system protein; protein product: MSTPAEQINQQAERETAERLATRYRLNFIQLENYPVDYSLVQSLPVDLMLRNKFVPLRRENGHMVIAMADPSDLMLLDELKAQIRTHLKVEVATASAIEGVLRKGDASQRVLQEATEGFRASLVRETDQGEEVLDLDRLSGDAEMSPIIKLVDTIVFTALEKRASDIHMETRDNDMVVRYRIDGALYEAGDPIDIRHHQTIISRIKVMSELDIAERRVPQDGRFRMRIKGRKVDFRVSIIPTVHGEDAVIRILDKEQINESFKDLRLEVVGFDPKLLAKFRRFILEPYGMVLVTGPTGSGKTTTLYAALNEIRNDEDKIITIEDPVEYQLRGVAQIAVNEKKGLTFARGLRSILRHDPDKIMVGEIRDQETAQIAINSALTGHLVFTTVHANNVIDVIGRFINMGVEPYNFVSALNCVLAQRLVRVLCSRCKKTYQPDDAELIEAGLLPQAYRDRVFYNSIGCEICNHTGYRGRTAIHELLDMSDNIRELIIQRKPGSEVRRAAIQEGLGSLRESALRLVFEGQTTLHEINRVTFVEEMK
- a CDS encoding type II secretion system F family protein — encoded protein: MAEFICRLGTPAGEIVTRTVEGLSEQELRQRLMLEGYRIFSVEASDLFGRRRNAGQRFVKIKLDDFLLFNQQLAALIHAGLPVLQSIQMLRQRSPNAKLRAVLADVESRIKSGSALSEAFAAQGDTFPKIYTASILAGERSGNLDEVLRRYVEYTKAIAQLRRKIRGALTYPILLLCAAVILIAVLTTFVIPQFSSLYENMGSELPPITVVVVGLSSAIRGNLYWLAPAIVGLLAAVYSWRKTETGRRTMDRWVLKVPIIGDLVKQMTTAQFSRSMATLLAGGITVIESFQIAMNSVANRELLRRTEPALPKVREGKPFTDSLAESGWVPELATDMIGVGERSGSLREMLDEVSGFYDAETEVKLGQLTSLIEPAILFVMAGVVITILLAIYLPLLQMVSKAGA
- a CDS encoding FHA domain-containing protein; translated protein: MIGQEYEFTHPLDSSMVMTLMGGRATSSSPPSKLCLSFVGGLCAGRTSMLLTGQRTSLGRGEDCDIVLEGHTVSRIHCEIVQLGSAYILQDFSRNGTFSNGQRVQKTRLQDGDQLRIGQNILLVHLTSSIRTGVLDGRKTTPHRLPPLITLTPHIVVKGLEDGVTQTFGQDRITIGRRTDNEVILEGDNISRNHVVIERRDWKYFVSDLGSANGTYLNEQQIETAELGDGDRLRIGNYTLSVSLCEQDCVLNFKRPTK